The Syntrophobacterales bacterium genomic interval CTCTTGGACGACATGTTCACTTCTCTAACGCTCTCCTGGGACACCATTGAGGAGGACAGAAGAGCAATTGAGACGTTTGATAAACCTGCAATCCTCCTGCCGTCACATATGGTAAGAGAGAAGGAAGAGAGTTTTGTAAAGACCCTCATCGAAAAAGAAGTCTTGAAGTCGAAAATTACTCTATTGAGAAGAGTGTTTGAGGATTACGCGTATATCTTTTTCCAGATCGAACGGTTTGACTGCTTTCATGACCTCCTCCATCTTTTGACAAGCGACAGGGGACTGACCGAAGCCCTCTCCTTTTTTGCAAAGAAGTCCCTTATAGCTCCAGATCCAGAGGAGGAACGGCGGCAGTCCAGCCTCATCGTAAGCCCTTATGAGCAGATTCATAGTTAAGGATAGGTTTTTCAACAAAGCCAAACAGGATGGCTACAGGGCGAGAAGTGCATATAAGATCTTGGATATCCAAAAAAAATTCAGGCTCATCAGGGCTGGAGACTGCGTGCTTGATCTGGGCTCAGCTCCCGGAAGCTTTCTCCAAGTCATATCGAAGCTAGTCGGAGACTGTGGCAGTGTTATCGGAGTGGACATACTTCCGGTCGTGGCTTTGCCGGCGAAAAACATCACCCTCTTGAAGATTGATATCAGGGATGTTAATGTAGAGGTTCTGTTTAGGGAGTATTCTCTTGACCGATTCGATGCAGTTACCTGCGATATCGCACCAAATCTGTCAGGTATAAAGGAAGTAGACGACAAGAACGTGAACGAGCTGTTCGAGGCGGTTCTTAACGTCGTAAGGGTCGGCCTTAAAACTGGGGGAAATTTTCTCATCAAGTCTTTCTTTTCGGATTCTTTAAAGCTGAGTCACAATACATTGAAAGAATTGTTCAGAAAAGTCTCGATCTTCAAACCGGCTTCATCAAGAAGCGTCAGCTCCGAAATCTTCTTCGTGTGTATCGGTAAAAAATGACACGCGTCATACCGGTACAGGCTTGACGCCCCAGATCTTCTCCGCATACTCCCGGACTGCTCTATCGCTTGAGAACTTACCTGACCGCGCCACGTTAAGAATGGCCTTCCGAGCCCAAAGGCCATCGTCCAGATACACCCTACTCACCTCTTCCTGACATTCTATATAGGATGCGTAGTCGCCCAGTACAAAATAGGTATCATATTTCAAGATAGAATCAGTAACAGGATGAAACAAGTCCGGTGTATCAGGCGAAAAATAGCCGTCGTGAATCTGATCAATGGCTTTTTTCAGTTCCATGTTCTCTTCATAGTACCGACAAGGATTGTAGCCTGAACGCATTCGTGAAAGCTCTCCGGCTTCGTGACCGAACAGGAAGAAATTGTCGGCTCCAACCTCTTCCCTGATTTCCACGTTTGCTCCGTCGAGCGTGCCGATTGTAAGGGCTCCATTTAAGGTAAATTTCATATTGCCCGTTCCTGATGCCTCATATCCTGCTGTGGAGATCTGTTCGGACAATTCAGCTGCTGGTATAATGAGTTGCGCCAGACTCACATCGTAGTTCGGAACGAAGATCACGTTCAATTTTTCCCTCACTGTCGGTTCTGCATCAATCGTTGCGCCTACTGCATGGATCAATTTAATGATAAGTTTGCACACAAAATAGCCGGGAGCCGACTTTCCCGCAAACAGGATGGTCCTTGGAGGGAGGTCCTTCGTCATCTTCCCGTCTCTCAATCTGTTATATAGCGTGATTACATGGAGAATATTGAGGAGCTGACGCTTATACTCATGGAACCGCTTTGTTTGACAGTCAAGGAAGTAGTCGGGAGAAAAAGGGAGCCAATAAGATTTGTAGCAATAATCGGCCAGAGCGGCCTTGTTCAGTTCCTTTATACGACGAAACCTTGCACAGAACTCGCCGTCATCTGCCAAAGGTTCAAGCTTTTTCAGCTCGCTGAGGTCCTTTATCCAACCGTCGCCTATAGCCTCGGTAATGAGATCTGAAAGCTGAGGGTTCGCCTGGCGCAGCCACCGCCTTGGAGTAATGCCGTTCGTTACATTCTTGAAGGTCTCTGGCGCCATT includes:
- a CDS encoding RlmE family RNA methyltransferase, coding for MSRFIVKDRFFNKAKQDGYRARSAYKILDIQKKFRLIRAGDCVLDLGSAPGSFLQVISKLVGDCGSVIGVDILPVVALPAKNITLLKIDIRDVNVEVLFREYSLDRFDAVTCDIAPNLSGIKEVDDKNVNELFEAVLNVVRVGLKTGGNFLIKSFFSDSLKLSHNTLKELFRKVSIFKPASSRSVSSEIFFVCIGKK